GAAGAAATGTCATTTCCAACGCTGGCACATCTTGAATGCTTTGGAGAACACACTTAAGTTTGgcctctttttaaagaagacactTGGATTCAAAAATTGGatttaaaaaatgcttaaaaatactATTGATGATAATACTATTTATCAATCTTTAtctatttatatctatttatCATGTTTTACTCTAAAACTGTTAGAAGCCATAAATCTAAAGCTGTGCTCCAAATTtctaaaaaatagaaaaataaggaAAAATCTGAGATTTCAGTATCAGATGTTTCCCGTGTGGTTGTTTTTGAGCACAAGTGGGACTATTTTCAGGATGTTTTAATCTCTTCTaatcacgtctgtgtgtgtgtgtgtgtgtgtgtttgttttcacacAGCGGTGCCTCTATGATCATCGACTGAGCTTGATATGAGTGTGAACTACACACTACACAGCCGGTGAAAGTGTGACGGGGTCTCAGTGTAGGCAGATAAATGACATGACCTAGAGAGAGATGATGAGCCTGTAACAGCCAGCAGGATGTGAAACACAGATGTTATGTTCATGTTTTTAATCTCCTGGCAGCACTGAAACACAGATCAGCTACACTCATATGTGCTCAATCACACACAGATATATCAAGTCCATTTTGAGGAATGACGCTCAGGTCCGGCTCTGTTGATGAATTATGACATCACAAACACAAGTCGGTGTGAAGGTTTGCCCTGAGCATGCTCTCACtgacgccacacacacacacacaccacattacactctctctctctctctcacacacacacttacacagatCGCAGTGACCACTGCAGTTAATATGATGTTACAGCATCTTTGATCTTTGACGTCACACTGATATCATggagcttctctctctctctcgcacacacacacacacttagtgtgagtaaagacacacacacacacacacacacacacacacacacaggatcagTCTTTATGTTTTGGGGTTGTTCTTGGTCTGTGGTGGCTCTTCTGCAGGTCCCAGGAGTGTGTGAGTCTGTTAGTGTGTCTTTactctgtgtgggtgtgtgtgtgtgtgtgtgtgctcttgtttttgtgtcatatcaggacacaactctgtataatgtcatgggtatgacacaggtattacaaggagagggggacttatgagaacataacccatgtccccatttctcaaaacgcttataaatcatacagaatgagtttttttgagaaagtaaaaatgcagaaagtttcctgtgagggttagggttaggtgtagggttggtgtagggccatagaatatacagtttgtacagtataaaaaccattacacctatgggatgaacacactttacacaaaaacaaacatgagtgtgtgtgtgtgtgtgtgtgtgtgtgtgtgtgtgtgtgtgtgtctctgcgtgtgtgtgtgtgtgagactctggtcaggaggagtgtgtgtgtgtcagactcAGTCGAGGCTCAGGACGAGGGGCTCGTGTCCGGTCTCCTTCAGGAAGCGGAGCAGGTCGTCCGGTCGCAGGCCCATGGTGGCACTGTTGGTCATGGGGTGGAAGTAGACTCTGAGGTGTCCTCCGTGGATCAGGTCGTGGTCCAGCACCATCCTGACGCTGTGCTCGGTGTCACAGAAGAGCGCGAGGGCCGAGGCACAGCCCTGACCCACCTTCAGCTTCTCCAGCATCACAGCCTCGTCAGCCAGACGCAGGTTCCCTGCACCGAGCCCCAGACGCTTGGACACATCGCTCAGGTTCAGCTGACGGTCCTGACGCACTGACAGCAGCCACaggctcttcttcttcttgtccTTCAGGAAGAGGTTTTTAGTGACGGCACCACTCAGATGAGCCACATGAGGCATCATCTCCTCCACCGTGAacacctgcaacacacacacagagaaataaaGCAGCTGAGACTACACCAAGAATCAGAGGTGGACATCAGGACTTGAGTGAGAGGACAGACACTGCTTCTCAAATGTGACTCCATGACAGGGGAAAGAgataaagtacaaaagtacttgcTCTTTAAAGTACTtatagggatactccaccccataattgtttttgtcattaatcacttacccccatgttgttccaaacctgtaaaagctcagtttgtcttcagaacacaattaagatattttggatgcaaaccgggaggcttgagagTGTCCCACAGACTGCTGAATAAATAACAGAGTCAAGGTCCAGAAGAGTAAAGACATCGTCAggatagtccatctgccatcagggattcaaccgtaacgttatgaagcgacgaggaTACGGTTTATACactattcaacaattcctctcctctgcgTCTCCTCTTCAGCGTAGCTACATGTAACAGcattaagtatttaaaataaaacattaatattcttATTTATATTGAAACCAGTTTCCCAAAAGCATGGTTAGCGAACTGTGGTTGATAAATACTGAAATATAATGACATTGCTTGTGACCGTGGGAAATGAGCAATCGCTTCTCGATAGAGAGGATTACTTTCATCACTTTAATGAATGGaccaaatatatgtatatgtatatcttGGACAACTGTGCCAGTTGTTTTGACTACTTTTATCATGTGTTTGGTCGCAATCAGCCCACTCTGTTTATTATACcaatataataattgttaaataataacTGTTTAATCTATTTTTCtccgtttttttcttttattttgttttaactgaacaatacaatacaatacaatatttatttataaagcacatttaaaaacaaccaaggctgaccaaagtgctgtacatagcagagaataaaatgcagagcagtacaggacaaaagaaacaactgaaagaataaaacaaagaaaaaataagcaGTAATCGTATCAGAATCAATGAGCATTAAaagcaagagaaaacaaaaaagtctttaaagaagATTTGAAGATGGAAACTGAAGGAGCCAGTCTGATATAGAGAGGCAGACTGTTCCAAAGTTTTGGACCTGCAGTCGCAAAAGCACGGTCGCCTCGTTTTTTAAGCCTGGATCTAGGCACGATGAGAAGGCAGTGATCGCTGGATCTCAAAGTACGAGAAGGAGTGTACGGACAGAGCAGATCAGTCAGGTACTGAGGGGCCAAATTGTTAAGAGCTTTGtacacaaaaagtaaaattttaaaatcaattctgaatTTAACAGGTAGCCAATGGAGTTTGAATAAGATAGGGGTGATCGACTCATACTTGCGTGCCCCAGTGAGGAGTCTAGCTGCTGCGTTTTGCACTAGCTGTaggcgagagagagaaaactgaGATAGACCAAAGTAAAGTGAATTACAGTAGTCTAGCCGTGATGTTACAAATGCGTGAGTCACTATTTGAAGACTACTCTGAGTTAAAAACGGTTTCACTTTAGAGAGTTGGCGAAGCTGAAAAAAGCATGACTTTACAACAGCACTGATCTGTTTCTCAAATTTTAAGTTGTGGTCAAACAGAAAGCCCAGATTTCTTGCGCAGTGGGTTTCATACGGTGCGAGAGAACCACGCTCAACATCAAACACACAGTTTTCCTTGGGCCCGAAgataattatttcagttttattttcgtttaggtttaaaaagttacttgaaaGCCAAAGGTTAAGATCACTTAAACAGGCAAACAAGGGTTGTAGACcatttttatcattatgttttaaaggaaaataaatctgAGTATCGTCGGCATACAAATGGAAGGATACTTCATATTTATTAAAGATGGAAGAGGTAACAGATACAGAATAAACGATATGGGGCCGAGGATTGATCCCTGTGGGACACCCCAGTTCAGAGGTACACTAGTGGAGGATTGATGACCAATACGGACACTAAAACATCTATTGTTCAGATAAGAGCGGAACCACTGCAAAGACAACGCCTCGAAAGCCCACAGATGTCTCCAGACGTCGCAACAGGACCTCATGATCAACTAAGTCAAATGCAGAACTCAAATCTAATAAAACTAAGGccattgatttcccagagtcagtTTCAGTGAAAATATCACTTGACACTCTTAAAAGAGCAGATTCAGTACTGTGTAGAgctttaaaaccagattgaaacgTTTCATGGAGAGAATTTGTGGATAAGTATGATTGTAGTTGAACCAGTACAACTCTCTCAAGGATCTTCGAAATAAAAGGTAGATTAGAAATAGGATGATAGTTAGAAAGAGAGGAAGGAACGAGATTAGTTTTTTTAAGATATGGCGTCACCACAGCAACTTTCAGACTGTTCGGGAAGGAACCAGTTGACAggcatttgttaattaaaagtaACAGGCCCGATCCAACTGTGTCCATAATTTGCCTACGGAAAGAAGGTGGAATAATATCCTGTGGACAGATAGTGGGTTTTAAGTGACCAACAATTTCATTACATGTGTCCAGATCAATCGAATCAAACTCAGACCAGATGGAAGGACATAATGGAACATCATGTGTATACACATGAGTTAGACGATTGAGATCTTAAAACTGTGATCTTATCAACAAATAACTTTGCAAAATTGTCACAGAGAGCAGTAGAGGGCTCTAAGATGGGATGCACAGAGGGATTTAAAACAGAGTTAATAGTAGCAAAGAGAACTTGAGGTTTATGGCAATTATTAGAAATAAGTTcagaaaaatgtttgcattttgccGACTTTGCAGCTTTCTGAAACACCTTATAGGCATTTTGCATGATTTCATACGAAACCTGCAGACGGTCCTTTTTCCATTGGCGCTCCGCCTGTCTACATACCGGTCTAAGGGTATGTGTAGTGTCAGTGTGCCAGGGCACAGGTGCAGGCTTGTGACTTTTGTACCT
Above is a genomic segment from Carassius carassius chromosome 30, fCarCar2.1, whole genome shotgun sequence containing:
- the prorsd1 gene encoding prolyl-tRNA synthetase associated domain-containing protein 1; translation: MASVELRTRLEELLKRLDIDTICVEHPEVFTVEEMMPHVAHLSGAVTKNLFLKDKKKKSLWLLSVRQDRQLNLSDVSKRLGLGAGNLRLADEAVMLEKLKVGQGCASALALFCDTEHSVRMVLDHDLIHGGHLRVYFHPMTNSATMGLRPDDLLRFLKETGHEPLVLSLD